In one window of Dokdonia sp. PRO95 DNA:
- a CDS encoding mechanosensitive ion channel domain-containing protein: MELFRPEIVQSAFTLGVFIILRIIISYFVRRFSERKNKVKKRANLIMKYVDAVLLIIAFIISILIWGIKIKDIGVIASSVFAIIGVAFFAQWSVLSNLTSGVIIFFTLPYKIGDRIKIHDKDFPIIAIIEDIKAFHTNLRTSDGGLHTYPNSLILQKGITLVEEGISTNILEQNQQMDEDDPFNKPV, translated from the coding sequence ATGGAATTGTTTAGACCCGAGATCGTACAGAGTGCATTTACACTAGGTGTATTTATAATACTGCGCATCATTATCTCTTATTTTGTGCGCCGCTTTTCTGAGCGTAAAAACAAAGTAAAGAAGCGTGCAAATCTTATTATGAAATATGTAGACGCAGTGCTTTTAATCATTGCGTTCATCATAAGTATACTAATTTGGGGAATTAAAATTAAGGACATTGGAGTCATTGCGAGCTCTGTTTTTGCTATTATAGGTGTTGCCTTTTTTGCGCAGTGGTCAGTGCTAAGTAATCTTACATCTGGCGTGATTATCTTTTTTACACTTCCTTACAAAATAGGTGACCGTATAAAAATTCACGACAAAGATTTTCCTATCATCGCGATTATAGAAGACATCAAGGCGTTTCACACTAATTTACGTACCTCTGATGGCGGACTACACACCTACCCAAACAGTTTAATTCTTCAAAAAGGAATCACACTTGTAGAGGAGGGAATCTCTACAAATATCTTAGAGCAGAATCAACAAATGGACGAGGATGATCCCTTTAATAAGCCGGTATAG
- the corA gene encoding magnesium/cobalt transporter CorA: MLYYDDQNQLNVEHISLILGKTYLICLQEYDGDVFDGVRERIRHAKGRVRSNGADYLTYAIMDAVIDHYFIIIEQLSNKIEELEDKIYTDTSKNYSQEIQSLKKEVIQVRRSIFPLREVVNKLEKVDNHLILKKTQIFVRDLYDHTIQVIETVEVYRDTITGLMDMNSTNIANRMNEVMKVLTIIATIFIPMTFLAGIYGMNFEHIPELAIKGGYYYFWAAMIVIFVASLIYFKRKKWL, translated from the coding sequence ATGCTGTACTATGATGATCAAAATCAGCTCAATGTTGAGCACATAAGTCTCATTCTAGGAAAGACATACCTTATATGTTTACAAGAATATGATGGTGATGTTTTTGACGGAGTGCGAGAACGCATAAGACACGCCAAGGGTAGAGTGCGCTCTAATGGAGCAGATTATCTCACCTATGCGATTATGGATGCCGTTATTGACCATTACTTTATTATCATCGAGCAATTGAGTAATAAAATAGAAGAACTAGAAGATAAAATTTACACAGACACCTCAAAAAACTACTCTCAAGAAATTCAGAGTCTTAAAAAAGAAGTCATACAAGTAAGACGTTCTATATTTCCTTTACGTGAAGTGGTAAATAAGCTTGAAAAAGTAGATAATCATCTTATTCTTAAGAAAACGCAAATATTTGTAAGAGACTTATATGATCACACCATTCAAGTAATCGAGACAGTAGAAGTGTACCGTGATACCATTACTGGACTAATGGATATGAACTCTACTAACATTGCAAACCGAATGAATGAAGTGATGAAAGTGCTCACCATCATTGCTACAATTTTCATCCCTATGACATTTCTTGCAGGTATTTACGGGATGAATTTTGAACATATCCCAGAGCTAGCTATCAAAGGTGGTTACTATTATTTTTGGGCAGCTATGATTGTTATTTTTGTTGCATCACTCATTTACTTTAAGCGTAAAAAATGGCTCTAA
- a CDS encoding Maf-like protein produces the protein MLKEKLKNHNLILASGSPRRQDFFKELGLDFTIDIKPVDEIFPEELEGPEITDHLARLKASAFSNLKAQDILVTSDTIVWFNGVALNKPEDRDEAYAMISALSGSTHEVITSVAFTTATAQTVINDTTKVTFKDLTEEEIDYYIDNFQPYDKAGGYGIQEWFGYIAVTSIEGSYFNVMGMPLHKVYETLMLLADS, from the coding sequence ATGCTTAAAGAAAAACTTAAAAATCACAACCTCATACTTGCCTCAGGATCTCCTAGGCGTCAAGATTTTTTTAAAGAATTAGGACTCGATTTTACTATAGATATCAAACCTGTAGATGAGATTTTTCCAGAAGAGCTTGAAGGACCAGAAATTACAGATCACCTTGCTAGACTCAAAGCTTCTGCATTTTCAAATCTTAAAGCACAAGATATTCTTGTTACTAGTGATACCATTGTTTGGTTTAACGGAGTTGCTTTAAATAAACCTGAAGACCGCGATGAAGCCTATGCCATGATATCTGCACTTTCAGGCAGCACACACGAGGTAATAACATCTGTCGCATTTACTACTGCTACTGCACAAACGGTCATTAATGACACAACAAAAGTGACATTTAAAGACCTCACCGAAGAAGAAATAGACTATTATATAGACAACTTCCAGCCGTATGATAAGGCAGGTGGTTACGGTATTCAAGAATGGTTTGGCTACATTGCAGTGACCAGCATAGAGGGATCTTACTTCAATGTTATGGGAATGCCGCTTCATAAAGTTTATGAAACGTTAATGCTGCTCGCAGACTCATAG
- a CDS encoding geranylgeranylglycerol-phosphate geranylgeranyltransferase — protein sequence MAYLKIIRPFNLFMIFIAQLILKLSLSYLRDVGTQLSFLEFVTLSLATLCIAAAGYIHNDIIDIKADRINKPNEVYVVDNISTRNAYAYCISLWSLGVLLGIYSSFILGHWDYSLLFIGVSVALYGYNSYLQRIPILGNVVTSGLVAFSLVIIWLFEAKALELSGAAHILTKEGYTLFTFVVVLAFMINVLRELVKDVQDINGDYAMEYRTLPIIIGSKRTMLLCALIALGLLFNSALFTFIFADGSLPITIVLFIFTIIPLGYIASQCWNAEKTSDYKLIARLLKGLMLLGILLFPLILIIERYA from the coding sequence GTGGCATATTTAAAAATCATAAGACCTTTTAATCTGTTTATGATTTTTATAGCTCAGCTTATTTTAAAGTTGTCTTTGAGTTATTTGAGAGATGTAGGCACTCAGCTATCTTTTTTAGAGTTTGTGACACTATCTCTCGCTACGCTTTGTATAGCGGCTGCAGGATATATTCATAATGACATAATTGACATTAAAGCAGATCGTATCAACAAGCCTAATGAGGTTTATGTAGTTGACAACATCTCGACACGAAATGCCTATGCCTACTGTATCTCACTGTGGAGCTTAGGAGTTCTATTAGGCATTTATAGTTCGTTTATTTTAGGACATTGGGATTATTCATTACTGTTTATAGGAGTGAGTGTAGCGCTCTATGGATATAACTCATACTTACAAAGAATTCCTATTCTGGGAAACGTTGTAACTAGTGGGCTGGTTGCTTTTTCGCTTGTCATTATATGGTTGTTTGAAGCCAAAGCTCTTGAGCTTTCCGGAGCTGCACACATCCTCACAAAAGAAGGCTACACCCTATTTACTTTTGTTGTGGTACTTGCTTTTATGATTAACGTACTGCGAGAACTTGTAAAAGATGTCCAAGATATAAATGGGGATTATGCCATGGAGTATCGCACATTACCTATAATAATTGGCAGTAAACGCACGATGCTTTTGTGCGCTCTCATTGCACTAGGATTGTTGTTTAATAGTGCATTATTCACATTTATATTTGCAGATGGGTCGCTACCTATCACTATCGTACTATTTATCTTTACAATAATCCCACTAGGATATATTGCCTCCCAATGCTGGAACGCAGAAAAAACATCAGATTATAAATTAATTGCTAGACTACTTAAAGGTTTAATGCTTTTAGGCATTCTCCTTTTTCCACTTATACTAATTATAGAACGCTATGCTTAA
- a CDS encoding HAD-IIIA family hydrolase: MEKSYKEYLHQITTFIFDVDGVLTDGSLHITSNGQMHRTMNVKDGYAMKAALEAGYNLCIISGGTDEGVRSRLQKLGIEDIALGAHLKMEHLQAYIDKKNIRLENILYMGDDIPDFPVMKKVGLPCCPQDAVKEIKEISSYISHKKGGHGCVRDVIEQVLKVQNNWMKEIDASAH; encoded by the coding sequence ATGGAAAAGAGTTATAAAGAATACCTACACCAGATTACTACGTTTATTTTTGACGTAGATGGAGTACTTACAGATGGATCATTACACATTACATCAAATGGGCAGATGCATCGCACCATGAATGTAAAAGATGGCTATGCTATGAAAGCTGCGCTAGAGGCTGGATACAACCTATGTATCATAAGCGGTGGTACTGACGAAGGTGTACGCTCGAGACTTCAAAAACTGGGCATAGAAGATATTGCACTAGGCGCACACCTTAAAATGGAACACCTACAAGCGTATATAGATAAAAAAAATATACGCCTAGAAAACATCCTCTACATGGGCGATGACATTCCTGATTTCCCAGTGATGAAAAAAGTCGGATTACCTTGTTGTCCTCAAGATGCCGTAAAAGAAATCAAAGAAATATCTAGCTATATTTCTCATAAAAAAGGTGGTCACGGCTGTGTGCGTGATGTAATTGAGCAAGTGCTTAAAGTGCAAAACAACTGGATGAAAGAAATAGATGCCTCGGCACACTAA
- a CDS encoding DUF2520 domain-containing protein yields the protein MIEVNIVGTGNVSWHLAKALGSQNQAILMQVAGRSHEKLKNFNNIARETVTIDQLKPADVTIIAVSDDAIKSISEQIPFDNSLVVHTSGFTAMSTLSRKHNKGVFYPLQSFSKEDTSIDFTEIPILIEADDQKDEKTLKTLAAIISNNVQVINSEQRRQLHLAAVFANNFTNHCYTIAQELCDVHGVPFDTLYPLIQKTTEKALHQGPKNSQTGPAKRDDKQVIDQQINLLTDPDHTAVYKNITKAITHFYGKEL from the coding sequence ATGATTGAAGTAAATATCGTCGGTACTGGTAATGTGTCTTGGCATCTTGCAAAGGCATTGGGCTCTCAAAATCAAGCTATACTTATGCAGGTTGCAGGTCGCTCTCATGAAAAGCTCAAAAACTTTAACAATATTGCTCGAGAAACCGTCACTATTGACCAACTCAAACCTGCCGATGTTACGATTATTGCCGTAAGTGATGATGCTATTAAGAGCATCTCTGAGCAGATTCCCTTTGATAACTCACTGGTGGTACATACTTCTGGATTTACGGCGATGAGTACGCTTTCGCGAAAGCATAACAAAGGAGTTTTTTATCCGCTGCAAAGTTTTTCTAAAGAAGACACATCGATAGACTTTACCGAAATCCCTATTCTCATAGAAGCCGATGATCAAAAAGATGAAAAAACCTTAAAGACCTTAGCAGCGATTATATCAAATAATGTACAAGTAATAAATAGTGAGCAACGCAGGCAATTACACCTTGCTGCAGTATTTGCAAATAATTTTACAAATCATTGTTACACCATTGCTCAAGAACTTTGTGACGTACACGGTGTTCCTTTTGACACCTTGTATCCACTCATACAGAAAACTACCGAAAAAGCATTACACCAAGGACCTAAAAACAGTCAGACAGGTCCTGCAAAACGTGATGACAAACAGGTCATTGACCAACAGATTAATTTACTTACTGATCCTGATCATACAGCGGTTTATAAAAACATAACTAAAGCGATTACACATTTCTATGGAAAAGAGTTATAA
- the ccsA gene encoding cytochrome c biogenesis protein CcsA, whose amino-acid sequence MQKKIASILFSTRLMGILFIAYFVAMAVGTFLDQGQETSPTPYSRYWIYDAWWFTLIHIMFVINFVGNIFRYKLLRKEKITTLIFHASFIIILIGAGITKYISYEGVMVIEEGASENTFLSEKTYLDVFLDGERDGQPMRRPLKKELSLSPRLDNDFSWTERFNHSATDRNDYTDISFNFNKFIDGAEDGFVEDENGLWHLKIVETGTDNQRHEHFLVEGELVNIHNVLYAFNKPTDGAINIGFDGENYTFSSPFAGDVTVMATQAKSEVPEAVEQPLKLRALYNLGGKLLVIPEPAIRGRTGIVAKEVAEKNQEDALFVDVTVNGETKTVGLLGGKGYSNDKKKVEVGGLTAYLSYGSEAMPLPFAIKLNDFIAERYPGTENSYSSFESKVTVEDGDENFDYDIYMNHVLDHKGFRFFQASFLPDESGTILSVSHDFWGTWVTYIGYFLLYIGMMLILFDKGSRFGELKKRLGKIKIKKAKLAAVLLFFAFAKAGYAQEDLSNKAPEVSNGNVEVRDTVATSSENIEDILGLDGHSEVTHQQTMPTQEEIKKLIVENAVPLEHAQKFGKLVIQEDGGRMMPVNTFSSMLLRKLSRSDTYEGLTADQVMLSMIENPQIWTFTELIYLKKGNDSLRNIVGVPSDRKYFKQMDFFTPDFKYKLGPFLADAYSEINQTKIAKELTEMDQRLGLLDRTLVKEILKIFPKPNDPNNKWISPIEVKDAAYRATDSVIANQIFPAYLMSLQKGRQSGDYSDADKVLAGIEKFQRTHSNDIMPSKEKIEAEVYYNEHDVFTKLYWMYMLAAVFMMIFVIAAIFNPSKFITFMGKLGAAIIIVLFIVHTGGLIWRWYISGHAPWSDAYESVLYVGWATVFFGLAFGKDSMLTIASTAFVGAFILWAASLNWMNPEIANLQAVLNSYWLMIHTAVIVASYGPFILGAILGIVSLFLMIFTTEKNKERMDLSIKEITIINELALTVGMVLLAIGTFLGGQWANESWGRYWGWDPKETWALISLIVYAFVIHMRLIPGLRGRWLFNFSSIIALGSILFTWWGVNYYLSGLHAYQSGGDIATQKIFVTLGVLSVLGFFSYRKYRKFYVNKSKA is encoded by the coding sequence ATGCAAAAGAAAATCGCCTCTATTTTATTCTCCACAAGACTGATGGGGATATTGTTTATAGCTTACTTTGTCGCAATGGCAGTAGGTACCTTTTTAGATCAAGGGCAAGAAACTTCTCCTACTCCTTACTCAAGATATTGGATTTATGATGCTTGGTGGTTTACGCTAATTCACATCATGTTTGTGATCAACTTTGTAGGTAATATTTTTCGCTATAAATTGTTGCGTAAAGAGAAGATAACCACCCTTATTTTTCATGCCTCTTTTATCATTATTTTAATAGGAGCTGGTATCACAAAGTATATAAGTTACGAGGGCGTAATGGTTATAGAGGAGGGAGCATCAGAAAATACGTTTTTAAGTGAGAAAACGTATCTAGATGTGTTTCTAGATGGTGAGCGTGACGGACAGCCTATGCGTCGCCCATTAAAAAAGGAGTTGTCTTTGTCTCCACGTCTTGATAACGATTTTTCATGGACAGAGCGTTTTAATCATAGCGCTACAGACCGAAATGATTACACAGATATTTCTTTCAATTTTAATAAGTTTATTGATGGCGCAGAAGATGGTTTTGTAGAGGATGAAAACGGACTTTGGCATCTTAAGATTGTAGAAACTGGTACAGATAATCAGCGTCATGAGCACTTTCTAGTAGAGGGGGAGCTAGTAAATATTCACAATGTGTTGTATGCTTTTAATAAGCCTACAGATGGGGCAATAAATATAGGCTTTGATGGAGAAAACTATACGTTTTCATCACCATTTGCCGGTGATGTAACGGTCATGGCTACACAAGCTAAAAGCGAAGTTCCAGAAGCTGTAGAACAACCACTTAAATTAAGAGCATTATATAATTTAGGAGGAAAACTCTTAGTGATTCCAGAACCTGCAATACGTGGGCGTACAGGTATTGTTGCAAAGGAAGTAGCAGAGAAGAACCAAGAAGATGCATTGTTTGTAGATGTGACTGTAAATGGCGAGACTAAAACTGTAGGCTTGTTAGGAGGAAAAGGTTACAGTAATGACAAGAAGAAGGTTGAAGTGGGTGGCCTTACGGCTTACCTTTCTTATGGAAGTGAGGCAATGCCTTTACCATTTGCTATAAAACTCAATGATTTTATTGCAGAGCGTTACCCTGGAACAGAAAATAGCTATTCATCGTTCGAAAGTAAAGTAACTGTAGAGGATGGAGATGAGAACTTTGATTATGATATTTACATGAATCACGTACTAGACCACAAAGGCTTTCGCTTTTTTCAAGCGAGCTTTTTACCAGATGAGAGTGGAACTATTCTTTCTGTAAGTCACGATTTTTGGGGTACTTGGGTTACGTATATTGGATACTTTTTACTCTATATCGGAATGATGTTGATTTTATTTGACAAGGGATCTCGTTTTGGCGAACTCAAAAAGCGATTAGGTAAAATCAAGATCAAAAAAGCAAAACTAGCTGCAGTGTTGTTGTTTTTCGCTTTCGCGAAAGCGGGATACGCACAAGAAGATTTATCTAACAAAGCACCAGAAGTCTCAAACGGAAATGTTGAGGTGCGCGATACGGTTGCTACCAGTAGTGAGAATATTGAAGATATATTAGGCTTAGACGGTCACAGCGAGGTAACGCACCAGCAAACGATGCCTACGCAGGAGGAAATTAAGAAACTCATTGTTGAGAATGCAGTGCCACTAGAGCATGCCCAAAAGTTTGGAAAACTTGTGATACAAGAAGATGGAGGGCGTATGATGCCGGTAAATACTTTTTCTAGTATGCTCTTACGTAAGCTGAGTAGAAGTGATACTTATGAAGGTCTTACTGCAGACCAAGTAATGCTTTCCATGATTGAGAATCCTCAGATATGGACATTCACAGAGCTTATCTATCTCAAAAAAGGTAACGACAGCCTACGTAATATTGTAGGAGTACCATCAGACAGAAAGTACTTTAAACAGATGGACTTCTTTACTCCAGATTTTAAATACAAGTTAGGGCCATTCCTTGCAGATGCATATTCTGAAATTAACCAAACTAAAATAGCTAAGGAGCTTACAGAAATGGATCAACGTTTAGGGTTACTAGATAGAACCTTAGTAAAGGAGATTTTAAAGATTTTCCCAAAGCCAAATGATCCTAATAATAAGTGGATATCACCTATAGAAGTTAAAGATGCAGCATACAGAGCCACAGATTCTGTGATTGCAAATCAAATATTTCCTGCTTATTTAATGAGCTTGCAAAAAGGAAGACAGTCTGGAGACTACTCTGATGCAGATAAAGTGCTTGCTGGTATAGAGAAATTCCAGCGTACGCATAGTAATGATATCATGCCTTCAAAAGAAAAAATTGAAGCAGAGGTATATTACAACGAGCACGATGTATTTACTAAGCTATACTGGATGTATATGCTTGCAGCTGTGTTCATGATGATTTTTGTGATTGCTGCAATTTTTAACCCAAGTAAGTTTATTACGTTTATGGGTAAACTAGGAGCAGCTATTATCATTGTGCTATTTATAGTTCATACCGGAGGTCTTATATGGCGTTGGTATATTTCAGGTCACGCACCATGGAGTGATGCTTATGAGTCTGTATTGTATGTGGGATGGGCAACAGTATTCTTTGGTCTAGCCTTTGGAAAAGATAGTATGCTTACCATTGCCAGTACTGCTTTTGTAGGAGCATTTATTTTGTGGGCAGCTTCGTTAAACTGGATGAACCCAGAGATTGCCAATCTACAAGCGGTATTAAATAGTTACTGGCTTATGATTCACACGGCGGTAATTGTGGCGAGTTATGGTCCGTTTATACTTGGTGCTATTTTAGGTATTGTCTCTCTATTTTTAATGATTTTTACCACAGAGAAGAATAAAGAGAGAATGGATCTCAGCATCAAAGAGATTACCATTATTAATGAGCTTGCGCTTACTGTAGGTATGGTGTTACTTGCTATAGGTACCTTCTTAGGAGGACAGTGGGCAAACGAGAGCTGGGGAAGATATTGGGGTTGGGACCCTAAGGAAACTTGGGCGCTTATCTCACTTATTGTGTATGCCTTCGTCATACACATGAGACTCATACCAGGACTAAGAGGAAGATGGCTGTTTAATTTCTCATCTATTATTGCACTAGGGAGTATTCTCTTTACTTGGTGGGGAGTAAACTATTACCTATCTGGGCTTCATGCTTACCAGAGTGGAGGGGACATCGCTACTCAAAAGATATTTGTTACTCTAGGCGTATTGTCTGTGTTAGGTTTCTTCTCATATAGAAAATATAGAAAGTTTTACGTGAATAAAAGTAAAGCGTAG
- a CDS encoding 7TM-DISM domain-containing protein, whose translation MKILMVLLALLCISAGTPFESINYLRDTSGTLTIDEVKNTSFNTTTSDNLGTENGIYWFKIDGITADREILELKSSHVNNLALYDSSGKELNIMKDTRFPSYFLIKRNLEFPLYLKANFPVEAYFPIHHSDESSFASREKRSLLSIGFFYGTAIALIVAILVFYFIVRNTQFLFFAFLVLAVLLSILTKDNVLYLFGISSGISTSLEIFGHYLVGLSATGFMMFYLQVRPHQMWIKYAMLTLSTLSTIFLITYLISDNIIGFIGVDITCIATVILMWVLMLMIAKGARKLILIGVYSINILFLADYFILHIFNLSFINYTPAQVAVAASFNFTLIAILLLVSFKDIQKKSVLMKHKLMLHVKEIKELSAYKNVQDADDNYMESLIYQYGLENMEVRILNDISKGLSNEMIALKHSLSDDKLQQLTSSLYSKLGLDNGTDLKDLSF comes from the coding sequence ATGAAGATATTAATGGTTCTTTTGGCTTTGCTATGCATCAGTGCGGGCACTCCATTTGAATCTATTAATTACCTCAGAGATACAAGTGGTACACTTACCATAGATGAAGTTAAGAACACTAGCTTTAATACAACTACCTCAGATAACCTAGGAACAGAAAATGGTATTTACTGGTTTAAGATAGATGGTATAACTGCAGATAGAGAGATTCTCGAACTAAAATCTTCTCACGTTAATAATCTAGCATTATACGATTCTAGTGGTAAAGAACTTAACATTATGAAGGATACACGTTTTCCTTCATATTTTTTAATCAAAAGAAATCTTGAATTCCCACTTTACCTCAAAGCAAATTTTCCAGTAGAAGCATATTTCCCTATTCACCACTCTGACGAATCTTCTTTTGCGAGTAGAGAAAAAAGAAGCTTACTAAGTATTGGTTTCTTTTACGGTACAGCAATAGCACTTATAGTAGCAATTTTAGTGTTTTACTTTATAGTTAGAAACACGCAATTCCTATTTTTTGCTTTCTTAGTGCTTGCCGTTCTCTTAAGTATCCTTACAAAGGATAATGTTTTGTATTTATTTGGGATTAGTAGTGGCATATCTACATCTCTTGAAATATTTGGACATTATTTAGTAGGTCTTTCTGCTACTGGCTTTATGATGTTTTACTTACAAGTAAGACCGCATCAAATGTGGATCAAATATGCTATGCTCACACTGAGCACACTGTCTACTATATTCCTAATTACTTATCTAATTAGTGATAACATAATCGGTTTTATAGGGGTAGATATTACGTGCATCGCAACCGTTATTTTAATGTGGGTATTGATGCTTATGATTGCAAAAGGAGCTCGTAAACTAATTCTTATAGGCGTTTATAGTATCAATATATTATTTCTAGCAGACTATTTTATTCTTCATATTTTTAATTTATCCTTTATAAATTATACACCTGCACAGGTTGCTGTAGCAGCATCTTTTAATTTTACACTTATCGCGATATTGTTACTTGTTTCTTTTAAGGACATCCAGAAAAAAAGTGTCTTGATGAAGCATAAATTAATGCTTCATGTAAAGGAGATTAAAGAACTGAGTGCTTACAAGAACGTACAAGATGCAGATGATAATTATATGGAATCTTTGATTTACCAATATGGCCTTGAAAACATGGAAGTGCGTATACTAAACGATATTTCTAAAGGACTCAGCAATGAGATGATTGCCTTAAAACACAGTCTATCTGATGACAAACTACAACAATTAACAAGCAGTCTTTATTCAAAACTTGGACTTGATAACGGTACTGATCTAAAGGACTTATCGTTCTAA
- the fumC gene encoding class II fumarate hydratase, translated as MEYRIEKDTMGEVKVPADKLWGAQTERSRNNFKIGAPASMPIEVVHGFAILKKAAAYTNCELGVLSTEKRDLIAQACDEILTGMHDDQFPLVIWQTGSGTQSNMNVNEVIANRAHQLAGKVIGEGEKTLAPNDDVNKSQSSNDTFPTGMHIAGYKKVVETTIPGVRKLRDTLKAKAEAFKDVVKIGRTHLMDATPLTLGQEFSGYVSQLDHGLKALDNTLDHLSELALGGTAVGTGLNTPKGYAELVASYMADFSGHPFRTAENKFEALAAHDAIVETHGALKQLAVSLNKIANDIRMLASGPRSSIGEISIPANEPGSSIMPGKVNPTQCEAITMVCAQVMGNDVAIGVGGMQGHYELNVFKPMMAANLLQSAQLIGDACVSFADHCASGITPNNERIKELLDNSLMLVTALNTKIGYYKAAEIANTAHKNGTTLKVEAINLGYVTAEEFDEWVRPEDMV; from the coding sequence ATGGAATATAGAATCGAGAAAGATACGATGGGCGAGGTAAAAGTACCCGCAGATAAATTATGGGGAGCTCAAACAGAGCGCTCAAGAAACAATTTTAAAATAGGTGCTCCTGCATCTATGCCTATCGAGGTTGTACACGGTTTTGCCATTCTTAAAAAAGCAGCTGCTTACACTAACTGTGAGCTAGGTGTCCTTTCTACCGAAAAAAGAGATCTTATTGCACAAGCCTGTGATGAAATTCTTACAGGAATGCATGACGATCAGTTCCCACTAGTAATCTGGCAAACGGGTTCTGGAACTCAAAGTAACATGAATGTAAACGAGGTGATTGCAAATCGTGCTCACCAACTAGCAGGAAAAGTAATAGGCGAAGGGGAAAAAACACTCGCTCCTAATGATGACGTAAATAAATCACAATCTTCTAACGATACATTCCCAACTGGGATGCATATCGCAGGATATAAAAAAGTAGTTGAGACTACAATCCCTGGAGTACGTAAATTAAGGGATACCCTTAAAGCGAAAGCAGAAGCCTTTAAAGACGTGGTTAAGATAGGGCGTACGCACTTAATGGATGCTACTCCACTTACACTAGGTCAAGAATTTTCTGGTTATGTATCACAACTTGATCATGGTCTAAAGGCGCTAGACAATACGCTTGACCACCTTTCTGAGCTTGCATTAGGTGGTACAGCAGTAGGAACTGGTCTTAATACTCCAAAAGGATATGCTGAGCTTGTAGCTTCTTATATGGCAGATTTTTCTGGACACCCTTTCCGCACTGCCGAAAATAAATTTGAAGCACTTGCTGCACACGATGCTATTGTTGAAACGCACGGAGCTCTCAAACAACTTGCAGTATCTCTCAATAAAATTGCAAATGATATTAGAATGCTAGCTTCTGGACCACGTAGTAGTATTGGAGAAATTTCAATTCCTGCAAACGAGCCTGGATCATCTATAATGCCTGGTAAGGTAAATCCTACGCAATGTGAAGCCATAACAATGGTGTGTGCGCAAGTAATGGGTAACGATGTTGCTATAGGTGTAGGAGGTATGCAAGGACATTATGAACTTAATGTTTTTAAACCTATGATGGCTGCAAACTTACTACAGTCTGCACAGCTTATAGGCGATGCGTGTGTATCATTTGCAGATCATTGTGCTTCAGGTATAACACCTAACAATGAGCGTATTAAAGAGCTTCTAGACAACTCACTAATGCTAGTGACTGCTTTAAATACTAAGATAGGATATTACAAAGCGGCAGAGATTGCAAACACCGCTCATAAAAACGGAACTACACTTAAAGTAGAAGCTATCAACCTAGGATATGTAACTGCAGAAGAATTTGACGAATGGGTACGTCCTGAAGATATGGTCTAA